The region CGCCGAAGCTCGGTATCTGCAAAAGTCTTTGGATCCCCATCTGGATCATGTCATCTCAGAACCGACAAGCCACGAGATCCGCTCGATCTTTCGCGTTCACGAAGACAACGACTACTTCGCCAAGGTATGTCGCGACGAAAGTATCGTTGGTATCGCACGGCAAATTCTCGGTAGCGATGTTTATCTGCATCAGTCGCGGATCAACTTCAAGCCAGCCTTCCAAGGGAAAGAGTTCTTCTGGCATTCCGACTTCGAGACCTGGCACATGGAAGATGGCATGCCGCGGATGCGGGCCGTGAGCGTCTCGATTAGTTTGACCGAGAACAACGAATTCAACGGGCCGCTTATGCTCGTTGAAGGTTCGCATCAATCGTATGTCCGCTGTGTCGGTGAGACGCCGGAGGATCACTTCCGGAGCTCGTTGAAAAAGCAGGAGTATGGTGTACCAAGTCAGGAAGCACTCGAGCAGTTGGTCGAGAACGGAGCGATCGTCGCTCCCAAAGGTGGTCCTGGTTCCGCGGTAATGTTCGACTGCAACACGATGCATGCCTCGGTCGGCAACTTGAGCCCGCAACCGCGGACGAACTTGTTTCTTGTGTTCAACAGCGTCGAGAACCAACTGCAAGCCCCGTTTGCTGGAACCCCACCTCGGCCCAAGTTTTTGAGCTATCGCCCGTAGGCAGCCGAAAAGCTACGCGGATCGCAGAAGACTCGAACGAAAATGCTCGGCCCTCTTCCAAGCTTAGGCAGAGGGCAACGGTTGCGGCTTTATGCTTCTAGATCGAAAGAAGTTTGTCCCGGCAATACATCGGGGCAATTAAGAGAGTCGGCGATCGTCGCGTGGTTCGTATTCGGCGGAGATGACCGGTTCGACATCAAGGTCGGCCGCTTCCATGAGTTCGACAACTTGTTCGAGCGATGCGACTAAGTTGCGCTGCTCTTCTTCATCGAGCGACGTTACGCGATTGACAAACTGCTCTTGCAGCGGAGTCGGAATGCCGGCCAGCTTTTCTTTGCCGGTCTCGGTCAGGTGAATCAGCACGCGGCGGCGATCAGGGCTGTTGCGGATCCGTTCGATCAACTGGCCACGTTCCATCCGTTCCAGAATGCGGGAAACAGTCGGAGCTGCCAGACCAACACGATTGGAGACTTGAGCTGCGGTGACTTCGTCTTTCTCTTGCGACAAGTCACGAATGGCCCGAAGGCAAAGCAGCTGGGGAATCGTCAAGCCAGAATTCCTCGCCAGCGATCGCGAGTAGCGAGACGTTTTTAAAATCACCCGACGAATGGCCCTGAGCATCCGTTCGACTAGGTCATGTTCTTCCATTTGTGAGAGGCAATTGCAATTGGAATCGGCGGGTGAATTGATGCTCTCAATCTATCGCTCAATCGGAAATGTGTCGATAGCATGACGGCCAATCTGAGGGGCGAACGCCAGCGGAAGTTGAGTGGCGCGTAGAGTTTGCAGCTTGGGTTGTTCCATTATATGGTTTTATTGATGAAGTTTTTAACAAGTGTTTGTCCAGTGTGCGAGGAATATCTGCGGAAACTACGTGGTGGTCTCGCCCTTGACGCTACTAGACGACTGGTCTAATATTTCCGCGGACACCCCAATTCGGTTGGAAGGTATAACGACGTGGGCAACGAGACCAAAAGCGAAATCATCGAGGCAGGCCGCAAGGCGATGATCGCCAAAAGCTACAACGGAGTCGGACTGAACGAGATTCTGACCGAAGCCGGCGTGCCGAAGGGCTCGTTCTATCACTTCTTCAAATCGAAGGAGGAATTGGGCGTCGCGGTGATTGAGTCGTCCGTAACGGAGAACACCGAGAAACTTCGCGAGGCCTTAACGGACGCGAAGTTGAGTCCCTTGAAGAGGTTAGAGGAATACTTCATCTGGGCCCGAGACGACATTAATTCGCGAGAATTGCGACAAGAATGCTTGATCTGTAAGCTAGCTTTAGAATTATCGTCCTTAAGTGAACCCCTCCGCGACGCCGTGCGTCATGGTTGGGATGAGTGGCGTTTAATCATGACCGAATGCCTTCGCGAAGCGCAAGCCGCTGGCGAAATCGCGTCGGAACACGACCCTGAATCGCTCGCGGAATTTATCATTTACTCCTTTGAGGGGGCAATGATACGCGTTCAGGTAGATAATCACATTCGCCCGGTGAACCAGTTCCTGCATTTCGTTTTTCAGGTCCTCCTGAAACGAAGCTGAAACCGAATCGTTTTCCTGGCATCCGAACAAGACGACTGGTCTACTAATTTCATTTAACGTTGGAGATGGAGATGATGGCGCGGTCAACAATGATGGCCTTTTTAGGCTTGATGACGATGATTTCTCCATTAATGGCTCAGATGCCGCCCACGGCGGTTCGAGCCGTAGCTGCCAAAACGATGACGGTCGAGCCGCATCATCGCTTCACCGGAAGCCTGAAAGCGGTCGCTCGAGGCAGTGTCGCGGCGTTGGAAGATGGTCGCGTGCTTGAAGTTACCGTTCGTGAAGGTGCTTCCGTGAAGAAGGACGACGTCATCGCTCGAATCGATGCTCGTCGCTTGGAAGCTCAAAAGGGTGAACTGGAAGCGGCCTATGGAACGGCAGAAGCATTGATCGCTCAACGCGAAGCCGAACTCCGCCAAGCCAATCTCGACATGGACCGCTCGGCGACGCTCATCCGCAATAATGCCATCTCGAAACAACAGCATGAACGAAGCGAAACCGAGCTTACGATTGCTCAGGCCAAGCTGACCACTGATCGCCGCCGCCTCGACGAAATCCGCCGACAGTTGGAGCTCATTCAGGTGCGTCTGGACGATACGATCGTTCGTGCTCCGTATGACGGCCAGGTCATCATGCGACACACGGAACCTGGGGAATGGATTCGAGCCGGAGAGCCGTTCGTGACCCTGGTTTCAACCGGACAAGTCGAAGCCTGGTTGGAACTGCCGGAACGTTATGCCGGGATCGTCTCGCAGTACGCTCAAAAAGTGCCGGTCCATATTGTGGGTACCGATCGCAAGTTTGTTTCGGCATCGGCCAAACGAGTACATGAAGTGCACCCGCGAACACGTACGTTCCAGTACGTTCTGACGCTGGATGCTGAAGACGCCATTCTCGCTCCGGGAATGTCAGTCGAGGCATGGCTTCCCACAGGGCCCTCGGCACCATCGCTTACTGTTCCCAAAGACTCGATCATTCGTTCGGCCGGATTGGCTTACGTGTTTAAAGCTGTCAACGGCGAAGGACAAACCACGGCAATGCGAACTCCGGTAACCGTCAAATTTGAAACAGGCAATTTGGCCGTTGTCGAATCGCCGCAACTTGCCGATGGAGATCTCGTCGTCGTGGAAGGCAACGAACGACTTCTGCCAGGCACCCCGATTGCGGTTTCGGAAGAGTCACCGATGAATTCCAAGACTGCCGTCAATATGTCGTCGCAGCCTCGCTAATCGTCTTGTCGGCCTCGGAACGAACCAGGCCGATTTCCTGCCGCAAGAAGTGCTTTTAGTAGATCACTTAGGAC is a window of Bremerella sp. TYQ1 DNA encoding:
- a CDS encoding TetR/AcrR family transcriptional regulator — protein: MGNETKSEIIEAGRKAMIAKSYNGVGLNEILTEAGVPKGSFYHFFKSKEELGVAVIESSVTENTEKLREALTDAKLSPLKRLEEYFIWARDDINSRELRQECLICKLALELSSLSEPLRDAVRHGWDEWRLIMTECLREAQAAGEIASEHDPESLAEFIIYSFEGAMIRVQVDNHIRPVNQFLHFVFQVLLKRS
- a CDS encoding MarR family winged helix-turn-helix transcriptional regulator; amino-acid sequence: MTIPQLLCLRAIRDLSQEKDEVTAAQVSNRVGLAAPTVSRILERMERGQLIERIRNSPDRRRVLIHLTETGKEKLAGIPTPLQEQFVNRVTSLDEEEQRNLVASLEQVVELMEAADLDVEPVISAEYEPRDDRRLS
- a CDS encoding efflux RND transporter periplasmic adaptor subunit, with the protein product MMAFLGLMTMISPLMAQMPPTAVRAVAAKTMTVEPHHRFTGSLKAVARGSVAALEDGRVLEVTVREGASVKKDDVIARIDARRLEAQKGELEAAYGTAEALIAQREAELRQANLDMDRSATLIRNNAISKQQHERSETELTIAQAKLTTDRRRLDEIRRQLELIQVRLDDTIVRAPYDGQVIMRHTEPGEWIRAGEPFVTLVSTGQVEAWLELPERYAGIVSQYAQKVPVHIVGTDRKFVSASAKRVHEVHPRTRTFQYVLTLDAEDAILAPGMSVEAWLPTGPSAPSLTVPKDSIIRSAGLAYVFKAVNGEGQTTAMRTPVTVKFETGNLAVVESPQLADGDLVVVEGNERLLPGTPIAVSEESPMNSKTAVNMSSQPR
- the thpD gene encoding ectoine hydroxylase, which translates into the protein MDPVLWNPDAAGPLMREQLENFEQWGYHPFPQLVSENRARSLLAEARYLQKSLDPHLDHVISEPTSHEIRSIFRVHEDNDYFAKVCRDESIVGIARQILGSDVYLHQSRINFKPAFQGKEFFWHSDFETWHMEDGMPRMRAVSVSISLTENNEFNGPLMLVEGSHQSYVRCVGETPEDHFRSSLKKQEYGVPSQEALEQLVENGAIVAPKGGPGSAVMFDCNTMHASVGNLSPQPRTNLFLVFNSVENQLQAPFAGTPPRPKFLSYRP